The window ACAATTCCACTTTGGATTTGTCGGAGGATTTAACTGGATATAAAAGGATTGTAAATTGTAAGGGTTgataaattcagaaaaaaaaagtgCAACAAGAAAGAGTAAAATATGAAAAGGTGCTCTATATTCATAACTCCAGGTAAAACATGCTAAAATAGGCAAAAGAAGATGTTGAGCAACGATGTTACAATCAGATAACACACATGAATTCATGTTAAGCTTTTGATGATCCACACTATAAAAATTTACTTCAAAAATGGACTTGGCAATACGCAATGACAACGCAGTAGAGAATACAGACCAACATTTTGAAACTTTAATTGCAAACATCATGTCAGTAGAGGCTCATATTCAAGCTTAATGTTCTCACATTAAACAGAAGCCCAACGAAACATGCATGTATATATGAGAAAAGTAGACACATACCCATCTGATTTTGCGACATTCCTAGTGATCTTCATCTTCCTTTTTGTTCCATTATACAGCTCTTCAAGAGTGCAAAGTAATGTCTTCTCTACAGGCGGTGGCTTTTCCAGATGGCTTGTACTGGTACCAGGCTCCTTCTGTGAACTGGAGGAAGCTTCACTTCGACCATTCACTGCTGAGGTCCGGTGTGGTGGTTGAAAGCGCCTTCGGTCTTGACCAAAGGTGTATGGCTTGTTGCTTGCCATGAACTCATTAAAGATATCATCTGGATCACTAGGATTGTAACGGAAATTACTTGGACCACTTGAGCCAGAAGCTGTGGCGGTCCGGCTTTGCGAACCAGGTGGAGGCATACCCTTTAAACCTTCTTCACCATATTGGTCATAAATTGCACGCTTTTCTGGATCACTTAGTACCTGCCAAAATTCAGACAAAATTGCTGAGAGAAGAGCAAATAAGTAAAACAACTCCTGAANNNNNNNNNNNNNNNNNNNNNNNNNNNNNNNNNNNNNNNNNNNNNNNNNNNNNNNNNNNNNNNNNNNNNNNNNNNNNNNNNNNNNNNNNNNNNNNNNNNNNNNNNNNNNNNNNNNNNNNNNNNNNNNNNNNNNNNNNNNNNNNNNNNNNNNNNNNNNNNNNNNNNNNNNNNNNNNNNNNNNNNNNNNNNNNNNNNNNNNNNNNNNNNNNNNNNNNNNNNNNNNNNNNNNNNNNNNNNNNNNNNNNNNNNNNNNNNNNNNNNNNNNNNNNNNNNNNNNNNNNNNNNNNNNNNNNNNNNNNNNNNNNNNNNNNNNNNNNNNNNNNNNNNNNNNNNNNNNNNNNNNNNNNNNNNNNNNNNNNNNNNNNNNNNNNNNNNNNNNNNNNNNNNNNNNNNNNNNNNNNNNNNNNNNNNNNNNNNNNNNNNNNNNNNNNNNNNNNNNNNNNNNNNNNNNNNNNNNNNNNNNNNNNNNNNNNNNNNNNNNNNNNNNNNNNNNNNNNNNNNNNNNNNNNNNNNNNNNNNNNNNNNNNNNNNNNNNNNNNNTGATCGCATAACTGATGTGCATTGTATAACTGGTGCTTTCCTAGAAGAAAGTACAGTATATCACATACTGCAAGCCCTGCAACCATGTATGTTGTGGAGTGCCAGACTAAAACTAAGCAAGTGCAGTGCAGTACAACTCTGAAAGTCTTATGAGGTAATGAAGTCATATGCAAGTGATGGTTACCAGAGAAGGAAAGCAGCCCCAGTTCAGTAGCTTTTGTTTGCAATTGCATTTAAACAATGAAAACTGAAGTGGTGGCACAACGTTCAGGACATGTGTAGTGTCTGGCGGTTCCGAGGCCTCGGCACCAGTAGCGGCCCAACTTTGCCCCCTTTTCAGAGTTGGATTCTCGCTTCTTGTGGCTGGATTGCGTCATGTGTGTTTGTGTGGATGGCATCTAGGCCGGGGTTTGTTTGGTGGTGTCCGTTGTAAATTTGTCTAGCAATTGTTGGTCGTAGTCTTGTCTTGAGTGCGTGGATGTTTCGGCCTAGTCTTAGGTTTGTACAGTTGTAACTTACTCTTTCTATCAATGCACCGATACGGAAGCTTTGTGTTTTCTCAAGGAAAAAAATAGTGTATTACTATATGGGCAGTTGGGCATCACCATACTAAATGTGGAAGTTGCAGGTAGCCTAAGCAAAAATATTTTTCAACATACTGCAAATGTATTTTCAGAGATTTAACCAGTTAACGGTTAAATTTAAGTAAAACTAGTTAACAGTCATGACTTTTGACTTCTGATACAAAATTGCAGATCTCAATATAACCTGACCAGGGGTTCACATTGTCAAATTGACTTTTTTTCATCCAATTTTAAACTGCTAGAAAGGATAAATGAAACAACAATCTCATTTTGCACAACGAAATGCTACACAGAAGCAGTACATGCCCAACAAGTACTAAACTGCAAAGAAGAAAAACATGAACCATATGTTGGTGCTTGTAAATTCAAGTAGATTGAACATTCTAATTTCCAAATGGGGCACCTAGCACAACTTGGAGATCCAGATAAAACTACAAATTTAAGCTAAAAAGCTTCTTTAGCATGACTAGCTCGAAATGGAGATGCTGGTGGTATGTTGTACCACAGCTAAATGGTCAATCTTCATAATCATGATATACAACTGAACACACTAATCGAGCAACCTTTTTTATATGCGTAAAACAAAAAAAAaaagataaattgtaacatttaTTAACACTAGAAGCTCCCCACAGGAATAGCTATCATTCTATCTCAAACCGGCACCGAATCAAACACACGTACCCCGCAACCGACATTGCATGGAAAATAAATGCGCATAATTCACTTGCCTCGTAGGCCTCAGTTATCTGCTTGAACCTGGCCTCAGCCTCGGCACCACCAGTCGGGTTCTTGTCGGGGTGCCACGTCCTAGCGAGCCGCCGGTACGACTTCTTGAGGTCCTCCAGTGAGGCATTCCGGTTCACCTTGAGGATGTTGTAGTAGTCCATCGCCTCTTTGCCTTTCACAAACACAAGCAAACCACATATGAGCAatcaaaaccctaaccctagatcaCCATGCTTCCAGACCCCCAAATCCGCAAGAACCCCACCAAATTCAGACAAACTTTGGGTGGTCCAGATCCTACCTTTCGTCCACCGCAACCTGTTCAACACCGGATTCTCGGCAGCAGCGCCAAGAAATCGACGAAATCTGCCCAAGAAGCGCGGTGGAAATGCCTAGCCTCGCGCGACCTTCAATCCTCAGATATAACCCGGTAAGAATTTGCCGCAGGACAGCCGCAAGATTGTGCCTTCCGTCTATCTACAACCAAACAGCGCCGAATCAACACGCCAGAAATGCGACGGATACTGAGATACAGATGAGCCAGAGGGGGGGCGGGGGGAGAGGAAGATAAGGAACAAAACCGCCACCTGCGGCTTCGAAACGCCGCCGGAAAACTCACCGGAGAATGGGCTCCGCCGGCTCGGAAACCTCCGCCTTCCCCTCTCGCCGCGAATCTGCGGCAAGGGGGCGGAGCCGCCCTGATCTCGCGAAATAATTTTTGCAACTGacctttttttttctccctcttgctATTTTTTCCTTTTATCTTTTGCCTATAGGGAGGATATGGATTTATTTATATTTAGTTTTCGGGGCTTTTAAGGAAGGGGTGTGGTGGGATACTCCGTATGGCTTTTTGGCATGGCCTGATTTTGAAATTGGTGCGGCGGCTATTCAATGGGTGATTGGAAAGGGAAAATTGCACATCTGTGTAAAACATACCATCAAatgatttttccttttttttgcaccAACTTTTCGTCGCAACCCCTTCCCAACCTCGACATTTATTGGCGACGGTTCGGTTATGTTAGACCGATATCTTCACTCGTTCTCTTTTCATGAATTCGCAAAATTGTGTATCATTTTATTGATAGGTAGAGGGTGAAACAACTACAATGTGCGACTTGTAGCCCTGCATGTACAAGCCTGTCGTGATTGCAACCACAGGAGCACAACAAGAAAAAGGGATGCTCATCCCTAAGACGGGGCAGTTTGGATGAGAGCCGATGACCGTCTTACCAAAATATGACGTTGACCACCAGCGTGGGTGTCTGTTTGGTTGGCACCAAATTTTCTAGCCTACGCCAATACTTTGGTCGCTAGTTCGTTTTCTACGCCAACAATAGGGCAGGTTCGTGGCAGCGAATTTCATCGCCAACTTTTTGGCCCGCCCGCGATTTGGCATGGCTGTCTTGGGCGCCATCCAAATGGCCCCTAAAGGCCTTCGTATCGGGCAAAATtaggttgaatcccttggtttccacCCCTATCTGAAAGCCTAGCCTCAGACTCGACAATGCAGACAAAGTGTGAGCTGGAGGACGTCGACCTATCGAAGATCCATCCATTTTGATCATTCCAAAGGCACCAAATAGTGAGCATAATAAGCAAGGATAGGCCCTTACGCACGGCATGAGGGGTATGATCGGAAGTTTGTTCAATAAGTTGTTGGTCTCATCGTCGTTCAACTACATTATTTGGTCAAAGACGACATCATAGACAACGGTCATCCTGTGTCTTTGTCCTTTTAAGGAGAAGGTGATCAATTCCCCCTATTGAGATGGTTGTGGGCGAGGAAACGATCTCATTCATCTCCTCCCAGTTGGGTCATCGTTGGTCCTTTTTCGACCTCCAAAGTGTAGGGGGGCCAGGGGGCCTCAATGACCACAGTGTCTTTGGTCAGCttattgaatttcaacctcacattgcatggaacGATCTATATATCAAAAAATAGAAACAAGCAAAACATTAATGGTTATAGAAAAAACAGAAACATATCATGTCATATAAAGAAGGTTTGTTGTTACCGTCGAAGGAACATAGCactgctggaagtagatgccgaaaagATCGCCAGTTGCAAAGCAGAGGGCGCACTTTGACTTGCATATTTCACATGGTGGTGGATGGGCCATTCTGCAAGAAACATACCATTTGCACATTACAACAACCTGATTCTACGCTTGTTTGGGCTACAGATTCTACAAGCAACGTACTATTTTTCGTAACATTTCTTCAGTAATTTTTAAAAATCGGAAGGCGATTTCTCTTATGGAACAATACATCGAACAATAATACATCCATAGAAACTAGTATAGCATATTGCAGCAACAAGCACATTGCAACAACTAACAATACATCCATACAAAAACCGGAAGATGATTTCTCTTATGGAACAAAACATCCATATAAACAAGTATAGCATATTGCAGCGACGAGCACATTATAGTAAAAAACAATACATCCATACAAACTAGTATACGATTTCTCTTATGAAACTACAGATTCCACACAAACAAGTATAGTATATTGCAGCAAACTAGTATAGTACATGCATACATAGAAGAAAAGGGGCGCGAGGGGAGGGGATCTCACCTCTTaaggaggaggtggcggtggcggcggcagcgatCAACATGGACGTCGGGCGAGGtccggaggtggtggcggtggcgacCCCGAGCGAGGTCCGGAGGGCGGTGGCGGCGACGCCGGGCGAGGTCCGGAGGTGGCAGTGGCGGCAACGCGGGCGAGATCCAGAGGTGGCAGTGGCACTGGTAGACAGGGGGGGGAGTAAAAAGTAGTGTATGGGTAAATCGAATTCACTGGGCCAGGGCACGGGGGGAGGGGATTTAAGATGTTCTATTCCTCGCGTTGGTCCAAGGGCTCCACGCCATTGCTATTATTTACTTTTAATTTTATAatattatatttttatttttatttgttgtACACATTGTTTTATTTTGCTGTAGAAGTTAAGTTTATTATTTTAATATGTCATTATTCTTATCAATGGGGTTGAAATGGAAGTGAATGTATTTTACTTTATTATTTTAATATGTCATTTTGTGGATAATGGAAGTGAACGTATTTTGTGGAGTAGGATTTGCAAAACTCAGTGATGGTGTTCCTAAAAAAGGCATGACAGGACAAGATACTTTATCTATGGCGTGTATATTAATCCTACGCCAACGCAATCTCCCAACTGGTCAGCACAGCTAGACCCACACAGTAGTGGTGTCGCGCAAAATAGCTACACCAACACTAGTCATGTATAGCTGGCGTACCTATTATGCCAACGCCAGCACTATTTGAAAGAAACAATGTTGACGTTGATGAAAACCGGCATGCCACCAAAGAAAGTTATGGCTAGCATATTTTCCACCGGTGAGATGGTGGCGATGAGCGGGTGTCCGCCTGCTTAGTGTGGCTCGCCTGGGTGTGTGGGTCATAACGTTGCCAGGGTCTTGTTGCATTAAGGTTCATATGTTGGGTGCTACCCACCACCACCAGGGACTCGTGCAAGGGATGCCAAGGGCGGTGCCGCCGAGGCTGTTACGCAACAGAGTGAGGCCAGCCTATGAAGTGGTGGATGCATCTGCTTCtaaggccagttcttttggcggtttAAAAAATAAGCCGCCTTCTCCCCAGATTTTTCCATAAGCCGCCTCGCTTATTTATTGGGGCTTCTGAACTAGTTATGGGATAACTAATGTAGAAGCCTCAATAATTTTTAagagcggcttattttttaagctgaggagaggcagcttattttttaagccgcccaaaagaactggcccagaTCTAGGAAAAGAAGATAGAGGGGAGGGCCCAACATGGTCAAATACTGGCATGTCGCTGCTAACTCAGCAGTCAAAATTAGGTCGGACACAAAAAACCAGGTTGAGTCGAGTCCAGGGTTGAATCCTAAATAGTATGCACAGTTTAGGGTGTTGGACAACCGGTTTTAAAGTTAAGGGTTGACTTTTAAACTGAGTGGCAAGTTGAAGACTAAAAAGTGGACTTTTATCTTTTTATTGAACTGCAATTTATTTATACGTCACACACTACCAATACATCACactcgtagttcaaatttgagctaGTTTTGATAAATCCCTAGATATTCATTAAATCAATGGAATATAGCAATaaattttgaaattcatgaaaatttGGTAGTGGGCATCCGATGTGGTCTACTTTAGGTGAAAAttgtaaaggtcccattttcaaacttatTTGAGGTACTTATTTCATAAAAAGGTATTTTTTGGCACTTGGAAAATAAAAATACTCTTTTATAACAAAATAATTGAAAATTCGTTTGTCAATATTGTTTACAATGCTAATACGCATGCATACGCCAAATATGGTCACATTATCATGGACTATGTCATGGATGTGGCCATGGCCATCTGGCTTGAAAGCCATGTATTTTCATACTAGATAGTTCATTTGATGGCGGTTATTATtttatttttggtatttcatgtttatCATTTTTACACTAACTTGTGCACATAAAAGGGTAGCTTGCaaaaggatttcatttttttggacttttttcattttctttatttTTCCCGAAATGGGTTCAAACTTGCTAGGATGGCTATTCATAGAAATTGGTCGGGAACTTCCACTTTGATTATGGAGGGTGCATACACTACCAATATGAAAAGCTTTAAATGGGTTTTGACAATTTTCAGGACAAAACTACAtcacacatgtagttcaaatttggagcTAGTTTTGCTAAAACCTCACATATTCATTAAATCAATGAAATATAGCAATAAATGctgaaattaataaaaaatgttAGTGGGCATCCAATGTGGTCTACTTTTGGTGAAAAATGTAAAGTTCTAATTTTCAAACTTATTTGAGAAACTTCTTCCGCAAAAAAGTGATTTTTGGCACTTGGAAAATGAAAATATTCTTTATTACAAAATATTTCTAAAACTTTGACAGCGGGCTTCTAATGTGGTctagtgctacttgtgagctgcgttgataTTTCTcccaagaggaagggatgatcACTACGTGATTCAGATTATTTGTCGTCTGGcatggcagacgacaaaggcaCCAAAGGCGGACAGCAAAGCCCTTTACCGTCTGCCAGCGACGGCAAACCTGCCCGGCAAAGAGGGTGACAGTAAAcgggttctttgtcgtctgcttcttcaaagcggacggcaaaggcacttTGCCGGCCGTGACAGACAGCAAAGAACATGGACGGTAACTAACAGGCGTTAGCCACGTTAGGTGGCTAACGACAACCTTTGTCATCTGCCAGCGAACAGCAAACATGCCCTCCCCTTTGCCTTCTGCCACGGACGGCAAAATAACCAAATGGTATAGCTCCCAGGTTGCACAGGttgctgccacgtggcctctttgccctctgtggcagacggcaaagagccctttgccgttgGTGGCAGACGGTGAAGAGGCtacattttctctttctttttctactTTTTCTTATATCCAAGCAATTTCATAGCAaaatatatgatatatatatatatatatatatatatatttcttttCACAGGCACAGCAGACATAtgacatatccaacacacaagttacaTCATACACACataaccaacacatagttccatacatacatattacaatagtttcacattgttcatccaacatatagttccatgcatccatataacaagttccacattgtTCATCGATACAAAAGAAAAGCAGAAGGGGGAAACAAGCACTccgtccatgcaagcttccgtgaagtgaatgaaatctgcaaaatgggaagcaagaaagttagaagaagaagaagaagaagaagaagaagaagaagaagaaagcatacgtaggtaaaatggagctaacctaactaattatgccatttttgagtgaactaagcatattatgccatttttgatataAAGCAGCTtagtatagatcattattgagctaaccttggtaactaagcatattagagctaacttaggtcattttggagaagaagaagaagaagtagaagaagaagactagaagaagaagaaggtttttacccttttccttctcattcttcttcttttattctttctttttcttctctttcttcttctattctttctttttctcctcttccttgtttttcttcttcttattccttatttgtgtcattttagagcttacataggtaattatgccatttcgagctaactaagcttattatgtcaattcGGAGGAAAAaaaggtaagtataggtcatttttgtgctaacataagtaattatgACATTTtttagctaacgtaggtaaaatggatcattctggagctaacctagctaaaatgtatcatattggagctaaccgaggtaaacttggtcattttggagctaacctaggtatgaatcatattggagctaacctaggtaaaatgagtcattttggagctaacctagctaattatgccatttttgagttaactaagcatattatggatGTGATGTATTTgagcccgagctcaaatgagctcgggtgaacTATAACCCCGAAAACAATTTAAAAATAGTTCAAAAAACTCTGGTTCTTTTTGTGTGCAAACATTGACAGAAGTTCTCAGTGCTCACAAAATTTCATCACAAAATAACATTCGCGGAAGTCGCACCAAAAAAACAAAACTGATGCTCCAAAAATGTTATTTCCAAAAACATTCTGGAGTAATGATTTTGTGTTTCTTGCCACGACTTGTACGAATGCCATTTTTGGATGAAATTTTGCAAGCACTGAGAATTTTTGTCAATGTTTGCACCCAAAAAAATTCAGAACTTTTTGAAATGTTTtcattttttcgattttactgttcatcccgAGCTCGGGAGCAGAACATGACTTtcggcatattatgccatttttgacataagtaaactAAGTGTAGGTCTTTATTGATCTAACCtatgtaactaagcatattagagctaatttagcatattagagctaatttagcattttacacctaacttaggtcattttggagttaacttaggtaaaattgatcattttggagctaattaagcttattatgtcattttcaaggaaaataagctaactatatgacatatatgaggttaccaaggttgttatgccatttcaaacctaagtaagctaatcatgccatttttacataagtaagctaattgtatgtcattattgagcaaacctaggtaactaagcatattagagataacttagcatattagagctaacttatgtcattttggaggaaacaaagctaagtatagatcattttggagctaagtaagctaattatgtcattttggaggaagatacgctaagtctaggtcattatggtaagcatttttgcaggaaataaagctaagtctaggtctttatgcagttGGTAAGCAAAACACCAGAGAAAACTTACCGTCATCACGAAGGTGAAGCACCGATGTGGCTCATACCGGTACCACCACCTGGAGaatgatcgtgtgatgcttgtctggaggtacgctgcaccaaagatcatttgcaatgtcttgttagcatgaagacactcaaatgttaatactagtaactaatgaccattcaaattaaactcaccgtggtccccggAGCAATCtctggcatcggcggaggggtctgaccGGCCTTCTggtacacagactgcacatttggttttcatggGTCAGTCATACTAGGTAGTAATGAAAAGAACATTAAGTGaatgatttggctaatatgcagaagaaacttaccataaggagctcgtacatggcccgatTCTGCATGTCAtttcgtgccctctcctcctccatcaaccatgtcgtcctctcctccatctCCCGTTGCTTCTCTTCCACCTCCCGGCCCCTCTCCGCCAGAAGCACCTGggctctatctctctcactctgaagagcagcctgcaacaccactcctcaTTAGCATTGTAATCATTGATGGCTGCACACACAATGTAATGCTTGAAAGAAATCTGAGTCTGTATAACTAACCTGGAAGGCGAGCTCGATTGGCCGtggacgaggccttatctcaggatctGAGCTTGTTTGGCACGCCTTGATCTTCGGGAGAGTGCGAGGACAACGGGTAAGTCCATCTCCAAGGGCTATCgatccatgggacctcccgccacgagATATCATCACCGGCTCCGGATCAAACGGACCGCTCGGGtttaagtcctcccctttcctcaccTTCCCCTCAtctttgttgaaggaaatatgccctagaggcaataataaagttgttatttatatttccttatatcatgataaatgtttattattcatgctagaattgtattaaccggaaacttagtacatgtgtgaatacatagacaaaacagagtgtccctagtatgcctctacttgactagctcgtttatcaaagatggttatgtttcctaaccatagacatgtgttgtcatttgatgaacgggatcacatcattagagaatgatgtgatggacaagacccatctgttagtttagcataatgatcatttagttttattgctattgctttcttcatgacttatacatgttcctctgactataagattatgcaactcccgaataccgaaggaacaccttgtgtgctatcaaacttcacaacgtaactgggtgattataaagatgctctacaggtgtctccgaaggtgtttgttgggttggcatagatcgagattaggatttgtcactccgtgtatcggagaggtatctctggtccctctcggtaatgcacatcactataagccttgcaagcaatgtaactaatgaagttagttacgggatgatgcattacagaacaagtaaagagacttgtcggtaacgatattgaactaggtatgattatatcaacgattgaatctcgggcaagtaacataccgatgacaaaggaaataacgtatgttgttgtgcgatttgaccgataaagatcttcgtagaatatgttggagccaatatgagcatccaggttccgctattggttattgatcgaagatgtgtctcgatcatgtctacatagttctcaaacccgtagggaccgcatgcttaacgttcgatgatgatttgtattatgagtacatgtgtttttgatgactgaagtttgttcggagtcccggatgagatcacggacatgttgaggagtctcgaaatggtcgagaggtaaagattgatatattggaaggtggtattcgtgttggaaatatgccctagaggcaataataaaagtattattatatttcattgttcgtgataattgtcttttattcatgctataactgtattatccggaaatcgtaatacacgtgtgaatacatagaccacaatatgtccctagtgagcctctagttgactagctcgttgtgatcaacagatagtcatggtttcctggctatggacattggatgtcgttgataacgggatcacatcattaggggaatgatgtgatggacaagacccaatcataagcatagcacaaagatcgtgtagttcgtatgctagagctttgccaatgtcaagtatctcttccttcgaccatgagatcgtgtaactcccggataccgtaggagtgctttgggtgtatcaaatgtcacaacgtaactgggtgactataaaggtgcactacaggtatctccgaaagtgtctgttgggttgacatggatcgagactgggatttgtcactccgtatgacggagaggtatctctgggcccactcggtaatgcatcatcataatgagctcaaggtgaccaaggtgttggccacgggatcatgcattacggtacgagtaaagtgacttgccggtaacgagactgaacaaggtattgggataccgacgatcgagtctcgggcaagtaacgtaccgattgacaaagggaattgcatacggggtttggtcgaatcctcgacatcgtggttcaaccaatgaaatcatcgaggagcatgtgggagccaacatgggtatctagatcccgctgttgg is drawn from Triticum dicoccoides isolate Atlit2015 ecotype Zavitan chromosome 6B, WEW_v2.0, whole genome shotgun sequence and contains these coding sequences:
- the LOC119323317 gene encoding dnaJ homolog subfamily B member 1-like, whose amino-acid sequence is MDYYNILKVNRNASLEDLKKSYRRLARTWHPDKNPTGGAEAEARFKQITEAYEVLSDPEKRAIYDQYGEEGLKGMPPPGSQSRTATASGSSGPSNFRYNPSDPDDIFNEFMASNKPYTFGQDRRRFQPPHRTSAVNGRSEASSSSQKEPGTSTSHLEKPPPVEKTLLCTLEELYNGTKRKMKITRNVAKSDGKVEVETEILQVEVLPGWKKGTKMTFPNKGDTLHGYLPQDLTFVIDMKPHDTYTLEGNNLLVSQEIPLVDALAGTTINLRTLDGRNLPVRVEEVVRPGQEIVIENEGWPIRKEPGKKGSLRIRFDVAFPARLSSSQRAAIRRIMGS